One Paenibacillus sp. SYP-B4298 genomic window, ATTCTTTTCCTGTGAACACGGGAGAGGATGTCTTTTTTTATGGCAATGTCACGGGGAAGGGGGTATTTAAAAATTAGCGGCGACACGTTGGCAAGAGCGTGTGATTCGAACGACAGTCCGTGAGCTGCACCGAGGAGACGGATACTGTCCGCTTGCGCAGTGTAAGGCTTGATCGCTGAATCCCACGCTCGAAAACCGTCAGAGGAACTGACGGTTGTCTAAAAACCCTGAATCTTGGTATGCCATAACTGTAGGACCTGCTGTAATTTGGGACGAACCGTTGACCTGCCGAGATGAAAGAGCAGGGCGCTTGTGCGTCTAATTGGTAATACATGTTTTGCGGTAAAATTACCACATCTGACCATCAATATATTGCTAAGGTGCATCGATCTAGCTATGGATCATTTATCGTAGCCTTCGCCCGCTGCTCTGCCAATAAAAATTGCATGAATTTGCGCACGGTGCCTCTATTTGCCGGATTTAATGAACGGCAGTCGGCCAAAAATTGTATTTCTTCACTTGTCGCCTTCTCGTAGTATAGGGGGTCATGTTTGCTTTTTGGCGTGAGGAATACAGTTTCTGGAGGAGTGCCGTTGCCCATGAGCAGCCATTCCGCACTGGGAGAGAATTGGTTAACCACGGCAACTAACGTATCAGCAGAAGGCTTGTTTTTTCCTTTCTCAATGTCGCTCAATCGCCCCTGTGAAAGATTAATCAAGCGAGCAAATTCCGACTGCTTCATACCTGCTAATTTACGCAAGTACAGAAATCTTTCTGCAAAAGTTTGCATATATCTCCTCCAAGAAAATAAAAATCCGTTATCAGATATATTGTTCTTTTATGTCCGTTTTTTATTGAAATTATTCCTTATCAGATATATGATGGATATAGTGGTAGTTGTACCACATTCATTATATCACCTTAAATGATGTCATTCCTTGGGAGAAAGAAATGAGCCTAAGTCCTTCAGCACTATTCATTTATAGGTAACCGGAATTGTGAGTTCGTAATCATGAGTCAATCAGCCCATGAATTTGAATTCAGAGCCGAAGTATCAAAATCTCCATGACAGCTAGCCGCACATTAGTGCCACTTGCACCGGGCCAAAGTTATCAGTATGAGGAGGCAAGGCCTGCCAGGAAGTGGTTTTATTATCGGCTTGGTTTGTCGTTTTTTGTTGAATATAGGTAAAAGGATGAGGTAGATGAAACGGATTTTGATTGCGGATGATGCAGATGTCGTGCGCCTATCGCTTCGTACACTGCTGCACGCTGCCGGATATGAAGTAGTTGCTGAAGCGCGGACAGGAAGGGAGGCTGTAGAACTGTATGAAGCGTACAAACCGGACTTGGTAACTATGGATCTAACGATGCCCGATATGGATGGTGTAGAAGCTACTCGCAAAATTATCGAGATGGATGTGAGAGCAAGAGTCGTCGTTTGCTCCGCATATGGGGAGCAGAAGCAGGTGCTGGAGGCGATCGCTGCGGGGGCGAAGCATGCAGTGAGCAAGCCATTGCGCAATGATCGCCTCATCCAGGCGATTGCCGTTGTACTGAATAAGGCCTAGATCTGACTTACCAGTCGAAGTCGACCGTCTATCGTGTGCTGCATCCTCCAAGGGGATGCTATCGGCGCTCCCCATACGCAGCCGCATTTACGCATAGGAGGTGTTGAGAGTGCAAGAGATAAAGAAGCTTACACTCTTTGGATTAGCTGTAAAAAGAGCCCTTCTTGAGAAGCAAATGACACAAAAGCAGTTTTGTGAACGCGAAGGAATCCCAGTTAACCGCTTTACAGAAATTTTGTACGGACTTCGTCCCGGCAACCGGTATAGAAAGCAGATCGCTGATGCATTA contains:
- a CDS encoding helix-turn-helix domain-containing protein, whose product is MQTFAERFLYLRKLAGMKQSEFARLINLSQGRLSDIEKGKNKPSADTLVAVVNQFSPSAEWLLMGNGTPPETVFLTPKSKHDPLYYEKATSEEIQFLADCRSLNPANRGTVRKFMQFLLAEQRAKATINDP
- a CDS encoding response regulator, which translates into the protein MKRILIADDADVVRLSLRTLLHAAGYEVVAEARTGREAVELYEAYKPDLVTMDLTMPDMDGVEATRKIIEMDVRARVVVCSAYGEQKQVLEAIAAGAKHAVSKPLRNDRLIQAIAVVLNKA